The DNA window GATCTTCTGTTCATTAAAGTTTGGGTGTATGTAAGTTTTACTCGCTATCTTTCTATTTTAACCTCCTCATTAAGTTTGTGGTCAAATCCTTTaagtaaaattgtaattttttcatttttaagtcAATTGTTGTAATTGATATATAATCTGcttaaaaaaatgtttcattttgcGTTGAATCACTCACGATTTGGACATTCTCTGAGAATAATAGCGGATTATagtacaaattttattttcctcCCAAATATGTATACGTGATCAGAAAATAGAGAGAATACGGAGAAAAACTGCATATATTTGATTTCAATTTAACCATACACTACAGCCGTGCACCATCAAAAGACGATCGGAAATCAAATGAAAACCACCAAAAATCACGCCGAATCCACCGCCTGAACGCGCTGCCTAGCGAGATATTTTTCCCTTCGTTCTCTCTGCGAGAGACcgatcaacatcaacatcaacatcaacatcaacatcatttTTTATGTTACATGAAAGAAAGTTAACAATAAAAAAACTCACCCATTCATCTAAAACAAGGCCTTCGGCTATCATCTTCGGACCTGCATTTGCTCGGGGCTTTTTCCGGGTTTCTATTGCAGCATCGGCCTCAGCCAGCTGGCGCTCCAGCTTCTCAAGCGCCTACACCACACAATGTCATGGTAACACGAATGTGAAATAAGGCGATCGTTGATTTAAAACTTACCGGATTAGGGCGCTCGGGATCTAGGTAAACAACCTGCAGCACGCGCTCAACCACCACGTCATCCCTTTGCTCATCAAACTGCAGGCAAAAAAATCTCAAATAACTCGAAAAAAGGTCTGAGATTCGATATTAGTAGTTTGCAACACTTACCAGCTCAGGCACATAGTCGGTTCCTTGTTTCACCTTAAGACTGATGATTTTGAACTTAGCCTTGCGCTTCTGATTGCTTTGAGGAAGCTCCATGAACTTGAATACTGTCATTAAATGTATCAATTAAAATCATGATTTTGTTACTTTCATTTTCAATTAAAATCAATTATGTTTACCAGTAGCTATTAGGCTTTCTCCAGGAGCAAGGATGCCTCCAGGTGGTCTCATATAACTACTCTTTGGTGCAGTAGTTTGAAACTAATCACaaaaaaaagtgaattgaaaTGTGAATGAACGATATAGTAAATACACGCGTAAAGTGATAGAGAACCAATTACTGGTCCATTAGACTTATACAGTAGTTTCAGTTCGATGtaggatttttatttaatttaaagttaaaaaatttcaaataaaataggTGTTTAAGTATCAAAGTAAAGTAATTTCACATCAGACCTTGAAGGCAACGTGAGAGTTACTAGAATTGTTGATCCGGACAGCGCTTCGGCCCTGCTTTCCCGGTTCATCTTAAAAACGCAATCGCAgcgaaattaaaattaaaatgaaaataaaaattcagtTGAGAAATGACACAACTAACATGGGAAGTAGAGTTTGTTGGAAGGATCGAGACTGAGCTTCCGCCGTCCAGGGAAGAGCAATCTCGCAATGAACGAGCGGCTAACGACGCCGTTTTGGTGTGACTGACTTTGCCACAGCCGGAAAATCCGCCACTTCTTGTGGCGGTCATCGTCAACTATTGCCATTTCCGACGATTCACTCACTTATTATCAAGTTTTGTGTGTTTTCTTTTTGAAGATAAGTCAATCCTTTATATACGCGTTTGTTgaattttccttttttcataATAAAAAGAATCATTCATTGCGAATAGGGCAGTGGCATTCATTCTCATTTTCATTTACATGCCATTATCCTTGATGTCGGTGTGTTTGAGATAGGATCCTACCTTCATTTTCTAtcaacaataattttatatttcattCTTTGAAATCCATGATTATATTATTTACCGTTATTCCGCGATGTTAACTCTGGCGAAACGCGTCACGACAAGTTATATTGAAGTTGAACCCGTTATTTATGGATGTTAACTTTGGGGAAGCGTGTCGCGACAAAGTTATATTGAAGTTGAACCGTTATTTATGGATGTTAACTTTATCGCAATATGTCACAACAACTTTTGATGATCGAGAATGTATTTAATTTGTATCGAATTAAGACGATTCCTTAAGAATGCTGATAAATGTAACATTCTATGTATAACGTTGAAATATGGTGTTCCGGCTCAACATTTTCATATGGAAATAAGGTCGATTTTGTCTCATTGTTTGTACCATTTTCTCGAAAACGTCCACCGTTTAGATAATTACCATTTAATACTCTAAAAAAAGTCGGCTATTAAAATATCGACGTGGCCACTGAAATTACATGTTGATTTGGTAATCGACATGTAATTTTGAGTAATTAACATGTTATTTCGCCTTTCACATCAACATTTTGattgtttaaaaaaattttgcaAGACATTTTATTCTCAAAAGTGATGCGATGAGTATGAAATGGTAATTACCTACATAGTGAAATTTTAAGAAAACGCCCCAACGATTTCCCTTTCCACATCCAAATTttactacaacaaaaaaatccgaacattttttaatatagttaaggatgctaatttgtgtttctaaatataccacTAGCGTTTCAAACAGTGTCCTTAATGTTGGTATCCCTACTAAAATTATAGGACTCAAAGGGAAGCGTCCTAAAAAAGCAAAAGAATAAGTTCATTTGTTCTTAATTTAGGAACACTTTCTTTTGCGTcttaaattgttgttattttttaaaattttccaacGCAAGTAATTGCGTTTCAATTTTTGTCCCtaaaaaataagttttttttttagttttaaaatacTAATATACGGTGAGTTTTGTGTCCCTTAATGCATTAATTACAAATAGCTCAAGTTTCATTCATTAATGACAATTAACTCTTTCTAAAGATATGTCATGCATTTTTACGTTCTTATACTTTTGAAATTAATTCCATATAATACATTGCGTCCGGATACAGCTAAGAATTGAACTTTGGTCGGTGTTTATGGGATTTGTCGCTTTGCGCATTAAATCGTGTGCAAAAATGTATACCTATATAGGGTTGGGTTAGTGTgttaactaatttacagtaataaccaataactttcaattctgtgtattaaaattatgaatacaaagacataattatattaatacaatatgtaaatttaaatatcaatacaaaaacataatttatcaacacaagaaagattgataaatttatgtctttgtgtcgatatttttaacatacaaaattgatatttagttattgctgtaaaaaattagtatttgatcatatatatatattgtttgttGAAATAACCTTTTAGGGGAATTTATTGAATTTATAGTtgggatttaagaaattgaaatCGAATATTGCAGGTAACATTTAGATGAACACATGATAAGAAAAACACATTGCTACACGTATCTTTACGTACCAAAGgagataaaaattagaaatgaaGTAAATTTATGtagttatttaatataattaatacaatTATAGGGTTAACAATTCAGTAACTACTTATGAATTAACTAGTAATCAAACTAAAACTGAATTATCGTCGGTAAATTGATAATTAAACTTTAATACTATAAGTTAATCGATGCCCCCTCTTCAAATATTAGCCAAATACTAAAAAATCAGTAAATTTTTGTTGATAAAACGTATTTTTCCGTTGGTGGCACTAATTACCGACTAAAATTACCAGTCGGTAAATTTCATGTTggtagtaatatttattgtcAGAAAATAGTCAGTCGGTGATTTTTCCGACGATGGATTTCCATCGTCGTTGAATTTTAGACAACATCCGTTGGTACTTACCGATGTAAGTACTCCGCACAAATTCCGTCAGCAATCCTTTAgatttttttacaaattaatttaataatttacaaCCTGAATCACCTCATTTATTTTGAGTTATAACATCAAATCAATAACAATAGGCAAGATAATAGAAATTTTTAGTTACAATCATTTAAAGATGTATGAGTTAAACAGAACCACATATCATGGAGCAAAGTAGAGAATATGTATTTAGTTTTTGATAAGTATAAAGTCTGTGAGACATGATGATGATTGGTGGGACTGTTCATGAACTGGTTGATCTTCTTCTCTTTCGTCGCCGCATAATTAATTTCCATTTTTACTCTTTGCACATTTAAATCTTGCCACAATCCCCCCCTCAATTCTTCCTTAATTGATATTTCCTCGCGCAATTCATCTCGCAAGGAAGGGTCCAAGCTGGAGCTGGTTGAGGTAGTTAGACTGTGTCGAGGTGTGTTGACCACGAGGCTAGGTTCCTATCCCAATCCCAAacatcctcttcttcttctcgagCTTTCCTCCAAAAACAtcattcattaaaatattactcaAATTTGGGTTTTCTTCCTTTGTTGCTGCAATCGCTTGAAGAGAATAAGAAAAATTACATGGACTATAACTTGAAAGAGGAACTACACCTCAAAACTCAGATTGAGCAATTCTTTTGGGATTTTGCACATAACTGCTACTTGTTCTCATTCTTTGAAGTATACTATGTTAAACAAGGAAAAAGAGAGAATATTGTGGGATATCAATCACAATGATACTCCAcaaatagatagatagatagatagatacaATTAGGAAAATAGATTCATATCATTCCTTGTATACACTCCTGTAAAACCTTAGGGACAACATGTAAGATAAAATCATAAAGGTATTATCAATCATACTATTCTATCTACTATCTCTCTTCTCCTTAAACCATGCCTCGTTGTTGGAAAACTTTATTATGGTCCAACATAATAGTCTAAAGATGGTATAATATTTATGACTATTTATTAATTGACTCGATTACGTGATCTGCTAAGGTTTATTGGGTCAAACGATTATCTATAAAAGTATGATGACTATTGTGCAGATACTACTTTGGATAACTTGAATTTTGTTATGGATGAAATTAAAGTTATAATAAAGTTAGGTACTTATTCTCTAAATACATGGTTATGGTCCCCAAGTGCAATCTATAAATAGGTCAATAGATTCTCATTCCTATTGATCATACGTATAATTTCAAGACTTCACGTGAGAGAGCTTTGTCACTTGGAAGACTAATTTCCATACTTTAGAATCATCAACAACATCATGAATCCAAATTCATGTATGCTTCCACTTTATGTTTATCAATCTTATTCAACATGTATGATTTATGTGATGAATTATGTGAATGATTAATTTGAttccaacaattggtatcagagccaatccATGTTGGATCGAATTGAATTCATATTCTGCTTAAAGTATTCAGTTATGGTAATTGTTAATGCACGCATGATTATATGTGTTTGTTCTATGGAATTGAGAATTCTATTTTACATGGCTTGGTTACTTGTATGTGATTAACTATACAGAGTACTTTTCATTGAATTCAATCTTTAGTCGGTGGAATTCTTCTCTCTGGATTAATTTATGATTGGTTCCATAATTTTGTTTGAAGAAAAGCTTTAGTGAAATACGttaatttttgccaaaaattctTTCAATTGGGTGTGTAATTTTTATAATTGGATTCTTTTCAAAAAAGGCTTTCATCAATCTTTATAATATGATTTGATGCGGTTGAGCCATcaattttgaaatcatgtgtCAGAATTTTTGGCAAAATTTTGGTGTTCTTAAGCACCATGTATTTCtgttggttttttatttttgtggttGTGGCCAAATTCCGGCAAACGGTGTAGGTGCTGAGTCACCGATATTCATGGCATCAGTTGCGGCGCCGAAACGGTGCCTCTTTTCATAAAACGGTGCGtctgtttgttttgtgattCAGTTTTTCAAAAGgctttccaaaataaaataaaataaaattgttgaagtcacaaaataaaatttttgccGATAAACTGTTATGACTCaactatttaattaattgatttaaattgtTGGTCACCTTCCATGAGCCGCAACTTATGATTTCTTGTGGGCTAGTTTATTTGcatctttgttttgtttaaattattaattacactTGCAGAATAGCCCAAAATTGAAAGTATAAAACAATTAATGTTTTTTAATTGTATTGGTTATTAAGTACTTATTTTGTTGTCTATTATtctaaatgaattaattaaagcaTTAACTCGCCAAAGTGGGCTCTGATGTgtagattaattttatttggaGTGTAGAGGTTATTTGTACACTTGAAATACATGTGAATAGTTAATCGGCCCAAAGGAAGATTGTTATTTGGCCGTGTTTCGTGTATACTTTGTGGTAATAATATGAGATTATCCTTAAGTCATTGTGGCCACTAAGTCGGCCCAAATGAAGACTTATTGTTTGACAAGAAATGATTATCTATATTTTATTACTACATATTAAGATGTCACTTGCGAGTTATTATTTTGTCcaaagatgaaattttaatgttgtACCGACATCTTGAAATGGGAAttgtcattatttaatttatttacttattattt is part of the Salvia splendens isolate huo1 chromosome 22, SspV2, whole genome shotgun sequence genome and encodes:
- the LOC121786447 gene encoding vesicle-associated protein 4-1-like, encoding MAIVDDDRHKKWRIFRLWQSQSHQNGVVSRSFIARLLFPGRRKLSLDPSNKLYFPYEPGKQGRSAVRINNSSNSHVAFKFQTTAPKSSYMRPPGGILAPGESLIATVFKFMELPQSNQKRKAKFKIISLKVKQGTDYVPELFDEQRDDVVVERVLQVVYLDPERPNPALEKLERQLAEADAAIETRKKPRANAGPKMIAEGLVLDEWRERREKYLARQRVQAVDSA